CGCGCTGACGGAAGCGGTGCGGCGCAGGCCCTACCAGGTCGTGCTGTTCGACGAGATCGAGAAGGCGCATCCCGACGTCTTCAACGTGCTGTTGCAGGTACTCGACGATGGCCGGCTGACCGACGGCCAGGGCCGCACTGTCGACTTCCGCAACACGCTGATCATCATGACCTCGAATCTCGGCTCCGAGTTCCTGGTCAATCAGCCCGAAGGCGAGGATACGTCGGCGGTGCGCGAGCAGGTGATGGCAACTGTGCGCGCGCATTTCCGCCCCGAGTTCCTGAACCGGATCGATGAGATCATCCTGTTCCACCGCCTGCAGCGGAGCGAGATGGGCCGGATCGTCGAGATCCAGTTCGCACGGCTGCAGAAGCTCTTAGAGGATCGCAAGATCACGCTCACCCTCGACGCCGCGGCCCGCGACTGGCTCGCGGCCAAGGGCTGGGATCCGGCCTACGGTGCGCGCCCGCTGAAGCGGGTGATCCAGCGCAGCGTGCAGGATCCGCTCGCCGAGATGATCCTTGCCGGCGAGATCAAGGAAGGCGACCACGTCGTCATTTCCGCGGAAGGCAATGTGCTGACCTTCAACGGCAAGGCGCCGCAGACGGCCGAAATCACGCCGTTCGAGTCGCCGACCCAGCGGCGGAAATTGCATTAGGCGCCGAGCGCAGGATGCCGCCATTGGCGGCATCCGCGCCGGCAAATTGAAGCGTCACGCCTCGCTGTCGGGCGGGCCGACCGGGTCGGCCTCGTCTTCCTCGTTCGCCTCGAGCTCGGTAAGGATATCGACGAGGTCGCGCGCCCGGCCATGCGCCAGGGGTCTTCCCTCGTTCATGAGCGGCTCGTCATTGGCGAGCCAGGCCCGCGCTTCGGCGAGTTCGTCCACCGTTGCGCCCGTTCCAATGATCCTGGCGATAGTGACGTCATCGACGACGCCGACCGACTTGATCACATCATCGCGGGTGACACGGGTCATTGCATCCTCCCATCAAGGAAGCCCTGTTTCCGGCCCGGCGCAACGCCGGCCGGTCGCGCAACGCGTCGCGAGATCAGTACCTCAGCGGCTTGCGGTGAGCCGGGGCGGGTGGTGCGACATGATCCACAGCTCGATCGCGGCGAGAACCGCGACCAAAATGCCGATCGTGACGTGAACCTTCATCGCCGTGGTTCCCTGGAAGCCGAGCACCCAGGGCGACACCAGCGCCCAGAGGCCGACAATCAGGTTCAGCCACTCTTCCCAGACCGCGAAGGCCGCAAGCGCCGCGATCGCCAGCACCGCGATCACGATTCCGGTGATGGCGGCGTTCTGGGTGACCTTTCCGGCGTCGAATTCGAATATCCAGGGCGAGAACAGCAGAATCGCGCCGAGGATGAGGTTTGCGACGTCGCACAATTTGGCGTTCGTCCAATTCTCCATGGCACCCTCCGTAAACGTCGGGCCCCCTCTTTCAATTGTGGCGCGCTTGTGCGGTTCCAAAGGGGTCGGTTCGCAAATTTAAGTGTTCCATCCCAAATTTAATGAGATGGACCGGCAAAACCGGGCACTTTCGTCCCGGGCCGGCAGCAGAGCGGCGGGAACAGCCGCGTCCGGGAGGAGGGGCGATCCGCGCGATCAGAGGCGCGGAAGGCGGTCTCAGCGATTGGTGACCTGCAGCGGTCCGCCGGTCGCGTCCGAGATGCGGGCGGCGGCGCCGTTACGCCCACTCATCATCGCATCGAGCCGGTCGCGTTCCTTCTCGAAGCCCGTCAGGATTGGGCCCTCCAGCGAGCGGCCGCGCGGCAGCTTCACGCGCATCGGGTCGACGAAGCGGCCGTTGACCAGGATCTCGTAGTGGACATGGGCGCCGGTCGACATGCCCGTGGAGCCGACGAAGCCGATCACCTGGCCCTGGCGCACCCGCTTGCCGACCTCGAGGCCCTTGGCGAAGGCCGACATGTGGCCGTAGGCGGTCTCGTAGCCGTTGTTGTGTTTCAGGCGGACATATTTGCCGTAGCCGCCTTCCCAGCCGGCCTTCTCGACGACGCCGTTGCCGGAGGCGAAGATCGGCGTGCCGTAGGCGGTGGCCCAGTCGACGCCGGTGTGCATCTTCACATAGCCGAGGATCGGATGGCGGCGGCCGCCAAAACCGGAGCGCATGATCGCGTTGTTGACGGGCTTGCGCACCAAAAACTTCTTCGCGCTCTTGCCGGTCTCGTCATAGTAGTCGACGACGGAATCGTCGGGGGTCTGGAAGCGGTAGTATTTCTTGGTTTCGCCGCCGACCGTCAGCGAAGCGAACAGCACCTCGTTCTTCTCGGTGATGCTGGAGCCCTCGTCCTCGCCCGCGTAGAACACGTCGAAGCTGTCGCCGGGCTGCACCTTGCGCTGGAAGTCGACGTCGTAGGAGTAGATGCGGATCATGTCGTCGATGACCGGCATCGGCACCTTGTTGCGCATCGCGGTCTCGTAGATGCTCTGGTAGAGCCTCACGCCGCTGCCATCATCATCGTCGTCGTCATCGCTGCTCTTGTTGTCGGCGGTGTCGGTGACGGTGTTGATGCTGGAGACGTCGACCGCGACATATTTGCCGAGATCCGACAATGCAGCGACCGCCTGGATCGCCTGGTCGTTGGCGACGATCACCCGATAGGGCTGCAGCCGCGCGCCGGGTCCGGGCGCCGAGGGCGCCATCAGGATGCGGAGCTTGTCGCCTTCCTTCAGGCCGCCGTCGCGGCCACGCGCGCCGAGGCTCGCGGCGATCGCCTTGGCCTCGTCGGGGGTCGCGCCCTGGTCGCGCAGGATCGAGGCAACGGTGTCGCCCTTCTTGACGATGTGCGTGCGTTCGCCGACCGGATTGCCGCCGGTGGCCTGCTCCTTGGTCTTCGGCAGCAGCGTGACGTTTTCCGGCACCACGCGGGTCTCGAAGCCGGCATAGGGGTCGGCGGCGTTGCCCTCCACCGCGTAGGCGAGCTTGACGTCGGACTGGGCGCCGGTGGCATCCGCCGCGGCATTGGCGAGCGCGGCGTAGCGCACGCCGCCGCCGTTGCCATGCCAGTTCGCCGCGTCACGCACGCGCAGCAGGACTTCGTCGAGCGCGACGGACGCCGCGATCTTGGCCTTCGGCAGCACGGCGCCGAGATCCTTGGTGACGAAGGATACCTCGGCGTCGGGCTCGATCGCGTCGGGATTGTTCGGGTCGTCGGAGGCGGCCTGCGTCGAGGAGCCGACGTCGGTCAGCATGCGCTGGGCGTTGAAGGGCGGGATCTTGGCCGACAGGTCGCTGGTCGTCATCGACAGGTTGCCGGCGATGCGGATGAAGGGGCGTACCCGCATCACGTCGCGGTTGCCGACCCGGGTCACGGTCGAAACCCGCACCAGGCTGCGCGCGGCGGTGGATTCGCCGGGTGGCGGCAGGCGGTCGCTCTTGTGCAGGGTGGCGGTGCGATCGTTGGCGCCGAAGGCGCCACGCAGCGCGCTTTCCACCCGTTCCGGCACGCGGGCGAAGGTCGTCTCGCCGTCGAGAGACGCGAAAACGGCGCCGCCGATGAGGGCCGCGCCGCACAGACCAGTCAGAATCGTGCCGCTGAACCACTGTACCGACACGCGACGGCGGTCGATGACAGCGGCTTCGGTGCCGTCGACGGAAAGCGGCGGCTCATGACCGAGATCGATGATCCCGGTCTCGCGCCCATAGCCGCCCCCGCGTGCCGTCCCTCGATTCAACCTGCGTCCCCCCGCACTCCATTAACATACGATGAAGATCCTGGCCTCCTCCCTGAGATTCCACCGCCTTCTCTGTAAGGGGCAGCTGGGGAAAACAGCCTTTGGCGCGGTTGTCCGGGGATCAACGACCGCAACGGCGGCCGAAATCGCGAACGACGATGCTTTGCGGATCTCTCGATGTTTCCTGGCTAGAGGGAAAAGGCGACGGGCACATGGTCGATCGCCTGTTCCCCGGTGATGAATCCCGGCAGCCCCCACTGGCAGCCCGGCGATTCAATGCTTACCTGTATGCCAGAACGTCGCAGGATTGTGGCTCAAGTACGGCGCTAAGGCCTGAAAAATCGGGACTTCTTCGCTCCAAAAGATTCTGCAACGCGGTGCGACGATTTGTTGACAACAACCGTTGACAACGCCGATCGGGCGGGCTTATAACCCGACCACTGAGCGCGGCGCTGTCTTGGCCCACGGCCAAGGCAAGTTTTCGTGCCTCGTGAAGCTCCTCATTTAGATGAGTGAATCAACAGCCGATAGTCATCGGTTGTCATTTGCCGTCGAATGAAGGTTTGCGGAACTCCCTCGCGGGAGTGGAACCCTCGGGTTCCGGGCTGTTTGACAAGTGAAGATGAAGAAAGAGAAACGTGGACGGCGGAGTCCTTGCGGGTCTCGCTTCACGGAAGGCTTCGGCTTTCAGTGATCGGGACCGGACGAAAGACTTCGGCGGTACACGTTTCAAAGGTAACACCATGGTCTCTTCATTGAGATCATCGCTAGCGATGTGAATCGCGGGCGAAATGGTGGGACCTCGTCAAACGTTGTGATCAGCCGGCTCAAAGTTTCAAGTCCAACTTGAGAGTTTGATCCTGGCTCAGAGCGAACGCTGGCGGCAGGCTTAACACATGCAAGTCGAGCGGGCGTAGCAATACGTCAGCGGCAGACGGGTGAGTAACGCGTGGGAACGTACCTTTTGGTTCGGAACAACCCAGGGAAACTTGGGCTAATACCGGATAAGCCCTTACGGGGAAAGATTTATCGCCGAAAGATCGGCCCGCGTCTGATTAGCTAGTTGGTGAGGTAACGGCTCACCAAGGCGACGATCAGTAGCTGGTCTGAGAGGATGATCAGCCACATTGGGACTGAGACACGGCCCAAACTCCTACGGGAGGCAGCAGTGGGGAATATTGGACAATGGGCGCAAGCCTGATCCAGCCATGCCGCGTGAGTGATGAAGGCCCTAGGGTTGTAAAGCTCTTTTGTGCGGGAAGATAATGACGGTACCGCAAGAATAAGCCCCGGCTAACTTCGTGCCAGCAGCCGCGGTAATACGAAGGGGGCTAGCGTTGCTCGGAATCACTGGGCGTAAAGGGTGCGTAGGCGGGTCTTTAAGTCAGGGGTGAAATCCTGGAGCTCAACTCCAGAACTGCCTTTGATACTGAAGATCTTGAGTTCGGGAGAGGTGAGTGGAACTGCGAGTGTAGAGGTGAAATTCGTAGATATTCGCAAGAACACCAGTGGCGAAGGCGGCTCACTGGCCCGATACTGACGCTGAGGCACGAAAGCGTGGGGAGCAAACAGGATTAGATACCCTGGTAGTCCACGCCGTAAACGATGAATGCCAGCCGTTAGTGGGTTTACTCACTAGTGGCGCAGCTAACGCTTTAAGCATTCCGCCTGGGGAGTACGGTCGCAAGATTAAAACTCAAAGGAATTGACGGGGGCCCGCACAAGCGGTGGAGCATGTGGTTTAATTCGACGCAACGCGCAGAACCTTACCAGCCCTTGACATCCCGGTCGCGGACTCCAGAGACGGAGTTCTTCAGTTCGGCTGGACCGGAGACAGGTGCTGCATGGCTGTCGTCAGCTCGTGTCGTGAGATGTTGGGTTAAGTCCCGCAACGAGCGCAACCCCCGTCCTTAGTTGCTACCATTTAGTTGAGCACTCTAAGGAGACTGCCGGTGATAAGCCGCGAGGAAGGTGGGGATGACGTCAAGTCCTCATGGCCCTTACGGGCTGGGCTACACACGTGCTACAATGGCGGTGACAATGGGATGCTAAGGGGCGACCCTTCGCAAATCTCAAAAAGCCGTCTCAGTTCGGATTGGGCTCTGCAACTCGAGCCCATGAAGTTGGAATCGCTAGTAATCGTGGATCAGCACGCCACGGTGAATACGTTCCCGGGCCTTGTACACACCGCCCGTCACACCATGGGAGTTGGCTTTACCTGAAGACGGTGCGCTAACCGCAAGGAGGCAGCCGGCCACGGTAGGGTCAGCGACTGGGGTGAAGTCGTAACAAGGTAGCCGTAGGGGAACCTGCGGCTGGATCACCTCCTTTCTAAGGATGATCCTTCAGATCCGCGTCATGCAGATCTATCGGATCGTTTTAGAAACATCAGGGGCCAATGATCGCCAGATCATTGAGCTCCATTGGCGGGATTTCGCCGTCTTCGTTTCTCTTTCTTCGCGGACGAACACGCGCCAGGGGCTGCGCTTGTGCGATTGCATCCGGCGCGAGCCGGTCGCGCATGCAGGGCTCCGAATCCCGAACGGGATTAGCGTAAGGGGCTTGTAGCTCAGTTGGTTAGAGCGCGCGCTTGATAAGCGTGAGGTCGGAAGTTCAAGTCTTCCCAGGCCCACCATCTTTGATCGAGTGCGCAGTCTCCCTGCCTGAAGGGGTGCATCTCAAGCGACCGAGGCATTCGTCTTCTGGTTACGGGGCCATAGCTCAGCTGGGAGAGCGCGTGCTTTGCAAGCATGAGGTCGTCGGTTCGATCCCGTCTGGCTCCACCAGATGGTTGATCGTCGATCGGTCAAATTCTCGTCCGCGAAAACATCAATTCGCACGCGTCGTCCTCACCAGGACAGCGCTGTGCGTGATTTCTGACATCGTAAAGAGGAGATCGATCCGAGTTGGATCGTGCAAGCAATTGCGCGACCCTTCACTATCTCCAGGTCATTTCGGCGCTCGCTCATCGTGAGATGAGCGAGTTGTAAATGATCCTGTTAGCGAAGCTTGACCGCCTCGCTATCGGTTCGATCTTACGAAGCAAGCTGGTCTTTCTAGTCAGTGTCCGGCCGCGCCATTCGCCTTCATCGAAGGTGTTGTCGCGGCATGCATTCT
This genomic interval from Bradyrhizobium sp. NP1 contains the following:
- a CDS encoding SPW repeat protein, which produces MENWTNAKLCDVANLILGAILLFSPWIFEFDAGKVTQNAAITGIVIAVLAIAALAAFAVWEEWLNLIVGLWALVSPWVLGFQGTTAMKVHVTIGILVAVLAAIELWIMSHHPPRLTASR
- a CDS encoding M23 family metallopeptidase, encoding MNRGTARGGGYGRETGIIDLGHEPPLSVDGTEAAVIDRRRVSVQWFSGTILTGLCGAALIGGAVFASLDGETTFARVPERVESALRGAFGANDRTATLHKSDRLPPPGESTAARSLVRVSTVTRVGNRDVMRVRPFIRIAGNLSMTTSDLSAKIPPFNAQRMLTDVGSSTQAASDDPNNPDAIEPDAEVSFVTKDLGAVLPKAKIAASVALDEVLLRVRDAANWHGNGGGVRYAALANAAADATGAQSDVKLAYAVEGNAADPYAGFETRVVPENVTLLPKTKEQATGGNPVGERTHIVKKGDTVASILRDQGATPDEAKAIAASLGARGRDGGLKEGDKLRILMAPSAPGPGARLQPYRVIVANDQAIQAVAALSDLGKYVAVDVSSINTVTDTADNKSSDDDDDDDGSGVRLYQSIYETAMRNKVPMPVIDDMIRIYSYDVDFQRKVQPGDSFDVFYAGEDEGSSITEKNEVLFASLTVGGETKKYYRFQTPDDSVVDYYDETGKSAKKFLVRKPVNNAIMRSGFGGRRHPILGYVKMHTGVDWATAYGTPIFASGNGVVEKAGWEGGYGKYVRLKHNNGYETAYGHMSAFAKGLEVGKRVRQGQVIGFVGSTGMSTGAHVHYEILVNGRFVDPMRVKLPRGRSLEGPILTGFEKERDRLDAMMSGRNGAAARISDATGGPLQVTNR